The Flavobacterium sp. 140616W15 sequence TGTTATTTTTTGTCGCAAATTCACAAATTAAATAATTTCTGTATGTCATCTCGAGGAACAGGGGATTTCCAGAAGAAACTCTACAATCAAAATCTCCAATCTTTATCAAGCTACTTGTGGAGATCCTTCCTCCGTCAGGATGACAAAAATGAGGTAATAATTCGAGTAAATTCGTGCGATTAGTGGCAGAATAAAAAAATTAATATGCTGCAGTAAAACGTACTTGATGGTGTTTAGGAGTTTCAGCTTCGTCAGCAATTACTACTGCTAAATCTTCTACAGATAGGATACTTCTTTGGTTCTCATCAAAAATAGGATTATCTAATCCCAAACGATATTTACCAGTTCTACCTGTAGTAATTCCAGGATGCATTTCAAAAGCTGGGCTGAAAAATGCCCAATCCAAGTCTTTTTCTTCTTTAAGGATATTCAAATAATCTCTTGCTGCCGATGCTCCAGCGTAGTATTCTTTTGGAAAATCAGGAGTATCTACAGCTTGTAAATTAGGTGCAACAAATAAACTTCCGGCTCCTCCAATTGTAATAAAGCGTTTTACTCCCGATTGTTTAACAGCTTCTTGAATAGATTTTGAGCCTGCTATAAAATCATCATATAAATTAGGGTTTGTCCAACCAGCATTATAAGCACTAATTACAACATCGTTTCCTTTTAAAATACTTGCTAATTCTGTTGTATTCAGGATATCAGCTTTTACCCAATTTACATTAGCAGAATCTTTTGGATTTCTTGCTATTGCGGTAATTTCGTGATTGCGATTTGCTAATTCATTTAAGATTGTTGAGCCTACAAAGCCTGTGGCTCCAATAATTGCGATTTTCATAATGTATAATTTAATTAGTAATAAAAAATGTTACAGTTTTGTGTAAAAAAATAGATTAGAACTGATTTGAAAAATTTTCTAATGTGATTGTGCTTAGTTGCGCATTTATTTTTTCGTTGATATCAGCATATAATAAGTCTAGATTTTCGTTTATTTTCTTTCCAACAGGACAATCAGGATTAGGCTGATTTTTAGCGTAACCAAGATTTACGGTATCAAAAGTCATTTTAAAAATATCAAGTAAACTGATTTCTGATGCAGGTTTTAACAATCGTGTACCTCCGTTTTTACCTTCCTTACTCTCTACAATATGATTTTTTTTAAGGTTCGAAATTTCTTTTCTTACCAAAACAGGGTTCAAATTTATGCTACCCGCAATATATTCCGATGATAAATAATCATTAGGGAATTTAGAGAGTAACGTAAGAATATGTGTCGTTATGGCAAACTTACCTGAAATCATACTGTAATAAAATATGTTACAAATTTATAAGTTTTTATTCAACTGACAAAATAATTTACTTTAAAATTAAATAATTTAAGAAGATATTAAGTAGTATTTTTGTTTTTTTTCAAAGATGACCAACTTTATTTTAATTTTTGTTTTTATTACTGCGGGGCTTATATTGCAAAATATCAAGGGTTTCCCTATACATATCTATAAGACGTTAAACAAAATCGTAATTTATTTATGTCTTCCTGCTTTGGCATTGTTTTTTATTCCAAAAATAAAATGGAGCACAGAATTGCTATTTCCTATTGGAGCTGCGTGGATTGCTTTTGTAGTTGCATTTCTTCTTTTTTCGATTTTAGGAAAAAAGTATGGATGGTCAAATAAACTAATAGGATGCTTGATTCTCACAGCTGGATTAAGTAATACCTCATTTCTTGGTTATCCTATAATAGAGGCATTGTATGGAAAATCAGGTTTAGAAACCGCAATTTTGGTAGATCAGCCAGGTTCCTTTGTTGTCATTTCGACCTTGGGTGTTTTTGTAGCGGCATTTTATTCTAAAGGAAGTCCTAATTCATTCGCAATTGCAAAGAAGATATTGACTTTTCCACCTTTTATTACTTTTGTAGTGGCTTGCTTTATGAATGTTTTTAATTATGATTTCAATGAAAATCTTCAATTTGGATTTCAAAAGTTAGGTAGTTTGGTTACACCACTTGCATTACTTTCGGTAGGTTTGCAACTTCGTTTTGAAAAGAATAGTAGGCATTGGAAGTTTTTGACCTTAGGATTGTTTTTTAAGCTTATTATCACACCATTATTATTTTTGATATTGTATGTCTTTGTTTTAAAACAAAATTCATCAGTAATTAAGGTTACAATTATGGAAATGGCTATGGCGCCTATGATTACAGGAAGTATTTTGGCCTCGACTTATGGTTTAAAACCTCGGCTAAGCAGTATGATGATTGGTTTTGGAATTCCTATTTCATTTGTGACACTTGCTGTTTGGTATTTTATTATGAATCTTATCTAGTTTATATATTAATTTTTTTAGTTCAATTTTATTATGAGTTCGTCTAGTAATACAGCTACAATCGATGGTTCGGTTTTAGTTCAAAAAACAGTTTATTCTGTATTGTTTTCAATAGCATTTGCGCATTTGTTAAATGACTTAATGCAAGCAGTAATCCCTGCTACATATCCTATATTAAAAGATAATTTTAATTTAAATTTTACTCAAGTTGGATTAATCACTTTTGTTTTTCAGCTTACCGCTTCTTTATTACAACCTTTCATTGGATTTTATACTGATAAAAAGCCTATGCCGTATTCATTAGTTATAGGTATGATTTTTACTATTTCGGGTTTATGTCTGCTGTCTGTATCTAGTGAATTCTGGATGCTGTTAATTTCAGTTGGATTAGTAGGTATTGGATCTTCTATATTTCATCCGGAGGCTTCTAGGGTTGCGTTTCTAGGTTCAGGAGGAAAGCGAGGTTTGGCACAGTCCATCTTTCAATTAGGAGGGAACGCAGGAAGTGCAATAGGGCCATTATTAGTAGCTTTAGTAGTTGCTCCTTATGGACAATCGCATGTTGTTTGGTTTGTGATTGCAGGAATATTGGGGATTATCATTTTATCTAGAATTGCAGTTTGGTATGAAAATCATATGAACTTGCGAGCTGTAAAAAAAATAGATTCAGAAGAGACTACCGTTCCTTTGTCTAATAAAAAAATAACTATTTCAATTGTTGTTTTATTGATGCTTATCTTTTCTAAGTTCTTTTATATGGCAAGCATGTCTAGTTATTTTACTTTCTATTTGATAGATAGGTTTGGAATGAGTATTCAGGATTCTCAGTTTTATTTATTTGTTTTCTTGGCATCTGTTGCAGCAGGAACATTAATAGGAGGGCCATTAGGAGACCGTTTTGGAAGAAAGTATATCATTTGGATTTCTATACTTGGAGCAGCGCCATTTACGTTGCTTTTGCCTTATGCTAATTTATTTTGGACAGGAATATTGTCTGTGATAATTGGAGTTGTAATTGCTTCTGCTTTTTCGGCAATTTTGGTTTTTGCGCAAGAATTAAAACCTGGTAAAGTGGGAATGATTTCTGGTTTATTCTTTGGGTTTGCGTTTGGAATGGGAGGATTAGGCTCGGCGGTTTTAGGTTATGTTGCTGATCAAACAACTATTGAGTATGTGTTTAAAATAAGTTCATACTTACCTTTAATAGGAGTTTTTACTTATTTCTTGCCAAATATCAAAAAGAAAGCCTAATTCTATCAAGTCTATCAACTTTATGATTTTTTTATAGTAGTAGATGTTTTCCTTGTACTTTTTTTACTTATTTTTAAATAAAATTTTAAATAAATACTCATGGCAACATTACGATTAGGAGATATAGCTCCAGATTTTGAAGCAGATACCACTCAAGGCCCAATAAAATTTCACGAATGGTTAGGAGATTCTTGGGGAGTGTTATTTTCTCACCCCTCAGATTTTACCCCTGTTTGTACAACAGAGCTAGGAACTGTGGCTAACTATTACCCAGAATTTGTAAAAAGAAATACAAAAGTTATTGCTCTAAGTGTAGATGGTTTAGAATCACATCTAGAATGGATTAAAGATATTAACGAGACTCAAAATACGACTGTAAATTTCCCTATTATTGCCGACGAAGATAAAAAAGTGGCAAATCTATATGATATGTTACATCCAAATGCGAGTGATAAATTTACTGTACGTTCCGTTTTTATTATTGGAAACGACAAAAAGATAAAACTGACATTGACTTATCCAGCATCAACAGGAAGAAATTTTGATGAATTGCTCCGTGTGATTGATAGTTTGCAATTAACAGCAAATTACAGTGTTGCAACACCAGCAAACTGGAAAGACGGTGAAGATGTGGTTATATCTCCATCAATTCCTGACAGTGATATTGCTGCTAAGTTTCCAAAAGGACATAATCCTATAAAACCATATTTAAGGATGACTCCTCAGCCTAATAAATAGATTTAGGTATTAAATAAAAAAAAAAGGTATAATGAAAATTATACCTTTTTGTGTTATACTTTTTTTCCGAATTGTTTCATTCGTTTTTTGTCTCCAACGACCCAGATGATATCGTCTTTTTCCAAAATCAGCTGTGATTCTGGATTAAGGATTCGTTTACCGTTTCTCTCAATTCCAACTACTAAAGCATTTGTTTGATGTCTGAATTCACTAATAGTTTTCTTAGCAAATTCATTATCAGATATTTCTAATTGATTTAAAACAATCTCTGATTCTTCAACAGCTTGTGGTATTTCAATTTCATTTTTGGTTAGATAATTTGTAAACTCATTAACTTGAGCATCAGTACCAATTACACATATTTCATCTCCAGGAAATAAACGTTCTGTTTTAGTTGGAATTTGAATAGTAATATCGCCTCGTCTTATAAAAGCGATGTTGATTCCTAATTCTTCTCTAATTTTTAATTCTTCTAGTGTTTTACCAGCAAGATTAGATTCTTTTGCAATTTCAAATATCGACATGTGACCATCCCAAGGAGTTAAGTTGGCATATTTTCTATCTATTTTAGTCGATGATTCACGATCATTAAGGTTTTTTAAGAAATGACTCTCTATTTTGTGGTATTGTTCGTTTAGTTTTTTAGGGAAAAATTGATATGCAGCTACAGCAATAACTAAGGCAATAAAAGCAACCAAAGGAGAGAAGAAGATATTCAATAGGAATCCTACATAAAATAATCCTAGTCCGATTCGTATTAAGATCATCATCATAATCGGGCCACGGTATTTTCTTTCTTCCCATAAAAGTTCCACTTCTTTTACTGCAACTCGTCTTAATGAAAGTGCCCATAAAAATGGAGCTATAACGACAAGAGTTATAAATGCGGCAATTGCATTTCCAAATCGGGTGTCTTCAACTAATGGAGCTATATATTTAGAAGAAAGTAAAATTACTGCTGTTATTATTATTGTGTGTATTACAATTTGAGTGATGTAAGAGCGTAATACAATCTGCCATGTACTAACAGATTTTATTGCTTGTGCATTAAGACTATAACGGTTGATGTTTTTGATCCATTTACGAGGTAGTTTTCGTTCTAAGTAATCTGAGAACGGACCTGCAAATTTAACCATAAATGGGGTCGTAAATGTGGTTACAGCAGATACTGCAACAACTATTGGGTATAAAAAGTCGCTTGTTACATGAAGTGACATTCCCAGCGTGGCTATAATAAATGAAAATTCTCCAATTTGAGCCAAACTCATCCCTGTTTGTACTGATTGTTTTAGCGGTTGTCCAGAGAGTAAGGCACCAATAGTAGAACTTATTGATTGACCGAAAATCGTAACAAGGGTTAAAATAGCTACTGGAATGGCATGTGTGATAAGCATCTCAGGATTGATTAACATTCCTACTGATACAAAGAAAATAGCGCCAAATAAATCTTTTACAGGTTTTACTAAATGCTCAATATGTTCTGCTTGTGTTGTTTCGGCAATAATAGATCCCATAATAAAAGCTCCCAAAGCTGGAGAAAAACCAACATTTGAAGCTAAAATCACCATCATTAAGCATAAAGCAAGAGAAATGATAAGCAACATTTCATCTGTTAGTAAATGCTTAGCTTTTTTTAATAAAGTCGGGATAAAGAAGATTCCTCCAACAAACCAGGCAGTAAGAAAAAAGGCTAGTTTTAATACTGAAAGTAATAATGCACTTCCCGAAAATTGTTGGCTTACTGCAATAGTCGATAGTAAAACCATCATTAAAATAGCAACTATATCTTGTACAATTAGAGAGCCTATTACGATACCGGCGAATTTTTGTGCCTTGACACCCAACTCATCAAACGTCTTGAGGATAATGGTGGTGGAGGAGATCGATAAGATTACACCTAGAAAGATACTATCCATTTTAGACCAATCCATCCATTGGCCGACCAGATAACCTAAGGCGACCATTGTTATTATTTGGGTAATTGCAGTTATAGAAGCGGTACCACCAACTTTCATTAATTTCTTAAAGCTAAATTCGAGTCCTAGACTAAAAAGTAAAATAATTACACCAATTTCGGCCCAAACTTCTACACTTTTATTATCGGTTACAGAAGGAAAAAAATCAATATGATTTCCTGCTAAAAAACCAGCGATTAAGTAGCCAAGAACCAAAGGCTGTTTTAATTTTTTAAAAATTAGCACAGCAATTCCTGCAGTCATTAGGATTAATCCTAAGTCACTAATTAATGGTTCTAAATGTTGTGTGGCATTTGTTACAGTCTCTGTTGGACTCATGGGCATATACTTTTATATATTTATTTTTTGAATTGTTGTAAGTTAGCAAAAATTAAAAAAAAATGAAAGTATTTAGATTTAGAAATACAAAATTTAAGATAATTTTATAAAAGAAAATCTCGTTATTTATAGTAAAAGTACTTATAATTAACGAGATTTTTATCTGTAAATGAGTATTTTAGATACCTAAAAAGTTGCTAGGTGTAATTTTCATCAGCTCAGCTTTGATTTCTTCTGAAACATCTAGAGTTGCAATAAAACTATGAATAGCGTTTTTGTCAATTGCTTCATTTGTTCTAGTTAAACCTTTTAATGCTTCGTATGGATTTGGATATGCTTCACGACGCAAAATGGTTTGAATTGCTTCGGCAACAACTGCCCAGTTTTTTTCTAAATCTTCATGGAATTTTGATTCATTTAAAAGTAATTTATTCAATCCTTTTAATGTCGCTTCAAAAGCAATGATGGTGTGACCCATAGGAACACCTACATTTCTTAAAACAGTACTGTCAGTTAAATCACGTTGTAATCTTGAAATTGGCAGTTTAGCCGAAAGATGTTCAAAAATTGCATTGGCAATTCCTAAGTTTCCTTCAGAATTTTCAAAATCAATAGGGTTAACTTTATGTGGCATAGCCGATGAACCAATTTCTCCAGCTTTGATTTTTTGTTTGAAATATTCCATTGAAACATAGGTCCAGATATCTCTGTCTAAATCAATGATTATATTGTTGATTCTTTTTAAAGCATCAAAAAATGCTGCAAAATGATCGTAATGTTCTATTTGTGTCGTAGGAAAAGAATGGTGTAATCCTAAAGTGTTTTCTACAAAATTACCTCCAAATTTTTTCCAGTCAATTTGTGGATAAGCAACATGGTGTGCATTGTAGTTTCCAGTTGCTCCACCAAATTTTGCAGCAAATGGGATATTAAATAACAAACGCATTTGCTCCTCAATACGTTCTACAAAAACGCCAATTTCTTTACCTAAACGAGTAGGAGAGGCTGGTTGTCCATGAGTACGAGCAAGCATAGGAATGTCTTTCCATTCTACACTAAGCTCTTTTAATTTGGCAGTAAGCGTAATTAATGATGGCATGTATACTCTTTCAAAAGCTTCTTTTGTAGAAAGAGGGATAGCTGTATTATTAATGTCTTGAGAAGTTAATCCAAAGTGGATAAACTCTTTGTATTCAGACAGGCCTAGTTTTTCAAAAGCATCTTTGATAAAGTATTCAACCGCTTTTACATCGTGGTTCGTTACTTTTTCAGTTTCTTTTATCCAAAGGGCATCTTCTGTAGAGAAGTTTTTATAAATGTTACGTAAACTTTCAAAAAGATCTGAATTTACGTTTGCAAGCTGTGGCAATGGCACTTCGCATAAAGCAATAAAGTATTCAACTTCAATCAATACCCGGTATTTAATTAGCGCTTCTTCAGAGAAAAATGGAGCTAATGAAAGGGTTTTGTTTCTATATCTTCCGTCAATTGGCGATATGGCATTTAATTCGTTTAAAGTAGTCATTGTTGTGTTGTTAATTTTGAAAGATGCAAATGTAAGTTATTGTTAAAACTTCTGAAAGTTACTTGCAAGTTATTATAGTTAAACATTGTAATTTTAAATGATTGTCTTAAAAATTTTATCCCAAATAGTAAAATAAAAGCCAAAATTGTGAGATTCATTTTTATGATGGTTCGAATGGAATTGCGTGGTCGAAATCCATTTAGTAACACTATTTTCTTTCCAGAATTCAGGAAAAATGTCTTTGTTTAAATGCCCTAATATCCCGTAAGATAAATTGAGGATTAAATATAGTATTATACTGAAACAATTGAATTCTAATATAGAAATTAGAATAAGCCATATAGCGCCAAAACCTAGAGTCTCGATTGGATTAAGAACAAATAAGCTATATACATTTGTGTCGATATGGGTGTGATGTAATTGATGAATGGGGTGAAACCACGCTAACTTATGAGCCAAATAATGAAAGCAAAACATAAAAAAATCCATCAAGAAAATTAATAAAAGAGTGTCTAATACTATTGTAAAAAATGAAGTAGAAAAGTCTATTTTAATAATTTGATATTGATATAGTTTATAGCCTATTAAAGTTACTAGCGTGTTACATAGTAAGGTGCTAACAACCCATTTTATATCTGATTTTTTTATTTTTGTAGCCTCAGGATCAATTATTTTACCAATACCAATTGCTAAAAACATAAGTGCTAAATTCTCGATAAGAAAAATTGTTATAACAGTATATATGTTACAATATGATAATAAGTCGAGTAATTCTTCTGGTATCATGTTTATAGTTTTCTAATTTGTTATTTCAGCTAATTTTGTTTTTAAGATTTCCATTCCTTTTGAGGCTATTTCAGGAATAACTTCAATTTTGTTTCTCAAGTTTGGAATTTTAATGGGCTTTGGATCAATGTAAAAAAGAGGTGCGTTAGCAGGAGTATATGAGATTAATCCAGCAGCAGGGTATACTTGCAGTGAAGTTCCTATTACAGCAAAATAATCTGCTTGTTCCGCAATTTCTATTGCTTCTTCTAAGGCTGGAACTTCTTCGCCAAACCAAACGATATGTGGGCGAAGTTGATTTCCTTTTTTGTCTAAATGATTCATGAACAAATCATCATGCCAATCTAAAATATAATTTAAATCTTGGGAACTTCGTACTTTTAGTAATTCACCGTGCAAATGTAGAACCTTGGAGCTTCCGGCACGTTCATGTAAATCATCGACATTTTGAGTTATGATATGTACATCAAAATCCTTTTCCAATTCGGCTAAAATAATATGCCCTAAATTAGGCGTTACTTCTTTGAGTTGTTTACGTCTTTGATTATAAAAATCAAGAACCAATTCAGGATTTTTGTACCAACCTTCAGGTGTTGCTACATCCATTACATTATGACCTTCCCATAGACCATCACTATCACGAAAGGTTTTGATACCACTTTCGGCGCTAATTCCAGCTCCAGTTAAAACGACTAGTTTCTTTTTCATTTCTATCTTATTCTAAAAAAAATAAAATTAGTCAATTTATAAGCAAAACAGACTATCAATTTTGTAAAGAATGAATTTATCAAAGTATATGTTTTTTTAGTATTTTTACTATAAGTTAATTTCAAAAGATTGATCTATATTGTTTTGGATTTGCTAACAAACACATACTTATTGAAGATTTTTAAATGATATTAATACAATTTACAGGTTTATCGGGTTCTGGAAAAACTACATTGGCAGAAAATGTGGGGAGTTTATTATTAGAAAAAGGATATAAAGTTGAAATAATCGACGGTGATATATATAGAAAAACACTTTGCAAAGACTTAGGATTTTCAAAAAATGACAGATGCGAAAATGTGAGACGCCTTTTTAATGTTGGTCAGGATTTTATTAAATCAAAAGTTATTGTATTAATGTCAGTAATTAATCCTTACGAAGATTTACGAAATGAAATAGGACAACATGAGTTTGTTAAAACCGTATTTTTGGATAGTTCTATTGATAACTTAATTAAAAGAGATCCTAAAGGTTTGTATAAAAAAGCCTTATTACCAGATAGTGATAGTAATAAAATTAGAAATTTTACGGGAATAAGTGATGTTTATGAAGTTCCCTTACATGCTGATTTAATGCTAAAAACTGACTCAGAATCGGTGTCGGTTTCAACTGACAAACTTTATTGTTTTATAATAGAAAATATACCTAATACCACTATTTAAAGTATTGTTTATTTCTAACAGTCATTTATGTTGATTGTTTTTGTGAAATATATATGTTTACGTTGCAATACGATAGAAACTTAATAATAAATTTATAAGAAAATATATTTATAAAAATGGAAAACTCAGATCATCCTCTTTTAAATTGGATTCCGAATAAGTTAGTCGAAACAGATGGTAACATCTATTTTGAATGGATTTATCTAGG is a genomic window containing:
- a CDS encoding cation:proton antiporter: MSPTETVTNATQHLEPLISDLGLILMTAGIAVLIFKKLKQPLVLGYLIAGFLAGNHIDFFPSVTDNKSVEVWAEIGVIILLFSLGLEFSFKKLMKVGGTASITAITQIITMVALGYLVGQWMDWSKMDSIFLGVILSISSTTIILKTFDELGVKAQKFAGIVIGSLIVQDIVAILMMVLLSTIAVSQQFSGSALLLSVLKLAFFLTAWFVGGIFFIPTLLKKAKHLLTDEMLLIISLALCLMMVILASNVGFSPALGAFIMGSIIAETTQAEHIEHLVKPVKDLFGAIFFVSVGMLINPEMLITHAIPVAILTLVTIFGQSISSTIGALLSGQPLKQSVQTGMSLAQIGEFSFIIATLGMSLHVTSDFLYPIVVAVSAVTTFTTPFMVKFAGPFSDYLERKLPRKWIKNINRYSLNAQAIKSVSTWQIVLRSYITQIVIHTIIITAVILLSSKYIAPLVEDTRFGNAIAAFITLVVIAPFLWALSLRRVAVKEVELLWEERKYRGPIMMMILIRIGLGLFYVGFLLNIFFSPLVAFIALVIAVAAYQFFPKKLNEQYHKIESHFLKNLNDRESSTKIDRKYANLTPWDGHMSIFEIAKESNLAGKTLEELKIREELGINIAFIRRGDITIQIPTKTERLFPGDEICVIGTDAQVNEFTNYLTKNEIEIPQAVEESEIVLNQLEISDNEFAKKTISEFRHQTNALVVGIERNGKRILNPESQLILEKDDIIWVVGDKKRMKQFGKKV
- a CDS encoding Rrf2 family transcriptional regulator, translated to MISGKFAITTHILTLLSKFPNDYLSSEYIAGSINLNPVLVRKEISNLKKNHIVESKEGKNGGTRLLKPASEISLLDIFKMTFDTVNLGYAKNQPNPDCPVGKKINENLDLLYADINEKINAQLSTITLENFSNQF
- a CDS encoding NAD(P)-dependent oxidoreductase → MKIAIIGATGFVGSTILNELANRNHEITAIARNPKDSANVNWVKADILNTTELASILKGNDVVISAYNAGWTNPNLYDDFIAGSKSIQEAVKQSGVKRFITIGGAGSLFVAPNLQAVDTPDFPKEYYAGASAARDYLNILKEEKDLDWAFFSPAFEMHPGITTGRTGKYRLGLDNPIFDENQRSILSVEDLAVVIADEAETPKHHQVRFTAAY
- a CDS encoding MFS transporter — its product is MSSSSNTATIDGSVLVQKTVYSVLFSIAFAHLLNDLMQAVIPATYPILKDNFNLNFTQVGLITFVFQLTASLLQPFIGFYTDKKPMPYSLVIGMIFTISGLCLLSVSSEFWMLLISVGLVGIGSSIFHPEASRVAFLGSGGKRGLAQSIFQLGGNAGSAIGPLLVALVVAPYGQSHVVWFVIAGILGIIILSRIAVWYENHMNLRAVKKIDSEETTVPLSNKKITISIVVLLMLIFSKFFYMASMSSYFTFYLIDRFGMSIQDSQFYLFVFLASVAAGTLIGGPLGDRFGRKYIIWISILGAAPFTLLLPYANLFWTGILSVIIGVVIASAFSAILVFAQELKPGKVGMISGLFFGFAFGMGGLGSAVLGYVADQTTIEYVFKISSYLPLIGVFTYFLPNIKKKA
- a CDS encoding AEC family transporter; the protein is MTNFILIFVFITAGLILQNIKGFPIHIYKTLNKIVIYLCLPALALFFIPKIKWSTELLFPIGAAWIAFVVAFLLFSILGKKYGWSNKLIGCLILTAGLSNTSFLGYPIIEALYGKSGLETAILVDQPGSFVVISTLGVFVAAFYSKGSPNSFAIAKKILTFPPFITFVVACFMNVFNYDFNENLQFGFQKLGSLVTPLALLSVGLQLRFEKNSRHWKFLTLGLFFKLIITPLLFLILYVFVLKQNSSVIKVTIMEMAMAPMITGSILASTYGLKPRLSSMMIGFGIPISFVTLAVWYFIMNLI
- a CDS encoding sterol desaturase family protein, translating into MIPEELLDLLSYCNIYTVITIFLIENLALMFLAIGIGKIIDPEATKIKKSDIKWVVSTLLCNTLVTLIGYKLYQYQIIKIDFSTSFFTIVLDTLLLIFLMDFFMFCFHYLAHKLAWFHPIHQLHHTHIDTNVYSLFVLNPIETLGFGAIWLILISILEFNCFSIILYLILNLSYGILGHLNKDIFPEFWKENSVTKWISTTQFHSNHHKNESHNFGFYFTIWDKIFKTII
- a CDS encoding NAD-dependent deacylase gives rise to the protein MKKKLVVLTGAGISAESGIKTFRDSDGLWEGHNVMDVATPEGWYKNPELVLDFYNQRRKQLKEVTPNLGHIILAELEKDFDVHIITQNVDDLHERAGSSKVLHLHGELLKVRSSQDLNYILDWHDDLFMNHLDKKGNQLRPHIVWFGEEVPALEEAIEIAEQADYFAVIGTSLQVYPAAGLISYTPANAPLFYIDPKPIKIPNLRNKIEVIPEIASKGMEILKTKLAEITN
- a CDS encoding peroxiredoxin, translating into MATLRLGDIAPDFEADTTQGPIKFHEWLGDSWGVLFSHPSDFTPVCTTELGTVANYYPEFVKRNTKVIALSVDGLESHLEWIKDINETQNTTVNFPIIADEDKKVANLYDMLHPNASDKFTVRSVFIIGNDKKIKLTLTYPASTGRNFDELLRVIDSLQLTANYSVATPANWKDGEDVVISPSIPDSDIAAKFPKGHNPIKPYLRMTPQPNK
- the cysC gene encoding adenylyl-sulfate kinase; its protein translation is MILIQFTGLSGSGKTTLAENVGSLLLEKGYKVEIIDGDIYRKTLCKDLGFSKNDRCENVRRLFNVGQDFIKSKVIVLMSVINPYEDLRNEIGQHEFVKTVFLDSSIDNLIKRDPKGLYKKALLPDSDSNKIRNFTGISDVYEVPLHADLMLKTDSESVSVSTDKLYCFIIENIPNTTI
- the purB gene encoding adenylosuccinate lyase, with amino-acid sequence MTTLNELNAISPIDGRYRNKTLSLAPFFSEEALIKYRVLIEVEYFIALCEVPLPQLANVNSDLFESLRNIYKNFSTEDALWIKETEKVTNHDVKAVEYFIKDAFEKLGLSEYKEFIHFGLTSQDINNTAIPLSTKEAFERVYMPSLITLTAKLKELSVEWKDIPMLARTHGQPASPTRLGKEIGVFVERIEEQMRLLFNIPFAAKFGGATGNYNAHHVAYPQIDWKKFGGNFVENTLGLHHSFPTTQIEHYDHFAAFFDALKRINNIIIDLDRDIWTYVSMEYFKQKIKAGEIGSSAMPHKVNPIDFENSEGNLGIANAIFEHLSAKLPISRLQRDLTDSTVLRNVGVPMGHTIIAFEATLKGLNKLLLNESKFHEDLEKNWAVVAEAIQTILRREAYPNPYEALKGLTRTNEAIDKNAIHSFIATLDVSEEIKAELMKITPSNFLGI